One genomic window of Salvia miltiorrhiza cultivar Shanhuang (shh) chromosome 4, IMPLAD_Smil_shh, whole genome shotgun sequence includes the following:
- the LOC131021804 gene encoding FCS-Like Zinc finger 7, with translation MLGKRSRPTFTRTASMSRVTIDVANTEAAPPPPSATIGGDCYHMLSPRYVRKTYSGAFHVDTADFLRSCGLCNRSLAPGHDIYMYRGDTAFCSMECREQQMKQDERKERRAAAQSGESHHPEVAATAPEVETVAAA, from the exons ATGTTGGGGAAGCGTAGCCGCCCTACTTTCACCAGAACGGCCAGCATGTCACGAGTCACCATCGACGTCGCCAAtacggaggcggcgccgcctcctcccTCAGCCACGATCGGCGGCGATTGCTATCACATGCTGTCACCGCGATACGTCAGGAAGACTTATTCCGGCGCTTTCCACGTCGACACGGCCGATTTTCTCAGGAGCTGCGGCCTCTGCAACCGCAGTTTGGCGCCTGGTCATGACATCTATATGTATAG GGGTGACACAGCATTTTGTAGCATGGAATGTAGAGAACAGCAAATGAAGCAAGACGAAAGGAAAGAGAGGCGTGCCGCCGCCCAGAGTGGAGAAAGCCACCACCCGGAGGTGGCCGCCACCGCCCCAGAAGTGGAGACTGTGGCGGCGGCctga